One Methanohalophilus mahii DSM 5219 genomic window carries:
- a CDS encoding DUF1699 family protein, protein MKIRVVSKRKEIETLDEGERVIHLAFRPSNKDIFDLVKRCKNVEVIQIPSSYRKTVSKSIEMFLEMEGIRLIEGDVWGHRKDINEYYSISPSVNERIKELKSEGMADEEIARKIEREGKLNKDILLYILDKQ, encoded by the coding sequence ATGAAAATCAGAGTTGTCAGTAAAAGGAAAGAAATTGAAACACTCGATGAGGGGGAAAGAGTAATTCATCTGGCTTTCCGACCTTCCAATAAGGACATATTTGATCTCGTTAAAAGATGTAAGAATGTAGAAGTGATCCAGATACCTTCATCTTACAGGAAAACTGTATCAAAATCCATTGAAATGTTCCTTGAGATGGAAGGAATCAGACTTATAGAGGGAGATGTGTGGGGGCACAGGAAAGACATAAATGAGTATTACAGCATCTCACCTTCTGTTAATGAAAGAATAAAGGAATTGAAATCAGAGGGCATGGCAGACGAAGAAATTGCCAGAAAGATAGAAAGAGAAGGAAAACTCAACAAGGACATTTTATTATATATACTCGATAAACAATGA
- the hisD gene encoding histidinol dehydrogenase, which produces MLYKKIEDLTNNELNNLMERASDLMTVRDAVETILADVKKDGDSALRYYTEKFDKARIGAIEVTEDEINEAMTKVDPSLLKHLDKAASNIRKFHEAQLPRDKWFVEISLGIKAGQKTVPLRSVGAYVPGGRASYPSTALMTIIPAKVAGVKDVAMCTPPGTDGKVNPLTLAAAKVAGADRIYRLGGVQAVAALAYGTESVKPVDKIVGPGNVFVTTAKMLIRTHTEIDFPAGPSEILIIADETADPDFIAADLLAQAEHDPNAICVLTTTSEEIAANTQQRLEELADTTPRSEIVKEALQNAAILIGNSLDECIGFSNKFGPEHLEIVTADDEAVLDRIDSAGSIFMGKYAPVSTGDYASGTNHVLPTAGYTRLYSGLNINHFLKYSTIQQLDRKGLQSLSDTIITLAEEEGLYAHADAVKLRLKKNE; this is translated from the coding sequence ATGCTTTATAAGAAAATTGAAGACCTCACCAATAATGAATTAAATAATCTTATGGAAAGGGCATCAGATCTGATGACTGTTAGGGATGCAGTTGAAACAATCCTTGCAGATGTGAAAAAGGACGGGGATAGTGCCCTGCGTTATTATACTGAAAAATTTGACAAAGCCCGTATTGGTGCCATCGAAGTAACTGAAGACGAAATTAATGAAGCAATGACAAAAGTAGACCCGTCTTTGTTGAAACATCTGGATAAGGCTGCATCGAACATCCGGAAATTCCATGAAGCACAATTACCCCGGGACAAATGGTTTGTGGAAATTTCCCTTGGAATTAAAGCCGGACAGAAAACCGTACCCTTAAGATCCGTAGGTGCCTATGTACCCGGAGGAAGAGCATCTTACCCTTCAACAGCCCTTATGACAATAATCCCAGCCAAAGTTGCAGGTGTGAAAGACGTAGCCATGTGTACTCCTCCCGGGACCGATGGAAAGGTAAATCCCCTGACACTTGCAGCTGCAAAGGTCGCTGGTGCTGACAGGATATACAGACTCGGCGGTGTGCAGGCTGTTGCAGCTCTTGCCTATGGAACTGAAAGCGTTAAACCCGTAGACAAGATTGTGGGGCCGGGAAATGTATTTGTGACTACGGCAAAGATGCTTATCCGCACACATACAGAGATAGATTTTCCGGCAGGGCCCAGTGAGATCCTGATAATCGCAGATGAAACTGCAGACCCGGATTTCATCGCAGCTGACCTGCTGGCACAGGCCGAACATGACCCCAACGCAATCTGTGTATTAACGACTACTTCTGAGGAAATTGCAGCGAATACACAACAACGCTTAGAAGAACTTGCAGATACTACACCCAGGTCAGAGATTGTGAAAGAAGCCCTGCAAAATGCGGCCATCCTTATAGGTAATTCTCTTGATGAGTGTATTGGATTTTCCAACAAATTCGGACCCGAACATCTTGAGATAGTGACAGCAGATGATGAGGCAGTCCTGGACAGAATTGATAGTGCCGGGTCGATTTTTATGGGAAAATATGCTCCCGTTTCAACCGGTGATTATGCTTCAGGAACAAATCATGTTCTCCCCACAGCCGGATATACAAGACTCTACTCCGGATTAAACATCAATCATTTCCTGAAATATTCCACAATACAGCAGCTGGACAGGAAAGGCTTGCAGTCCCTGAGTGATACGATAATCACACTTGCAGAAGAAGAAGGGTTGTACGCTCATGCTGATGCTGTAAAGTTGCGTTTGAAGAAAAATGAATGA
- a CDS encoding ATP-dependent DNA helicase, giving the protein MKIEELDLPSEAIEVYLQAGIEELYPPQADAVEKGLLQGENLLAAIPTASGKTLLAEMAMLKAIKKGGKALYIVPLRALASEKFRDFKRFESLGIKTAISTGDFDSRDEWLGSNDIIVATSEKTDSLLRNSTPWMKDITAVIVDEVHLLDSANRGPTLEVTLAKLKRLNPGAQVVALSATVGNAMEIAQWLEAKLVLSEWRPTYLHEGIFYGDAINFDEDQTFIERRHKEDSVNLVIDTVIQGGQCLVFDSSRRNCVGFAKKCAPAVGELLDRQNRNELEEVAKEVLENGETKLTETLAYCIKKGVAFHHAGLNSAHRRIVEDAFRNNLIKMICSTPTLAAGLNLPARRVIIRSYKRYDPNAGMQPIPVLDYKQMAGRAGRPHLDPYGEAVVIVKTYEEFTDVLERYISASAEDIWSKLGTENALRTHILSTIASGFANCHREILTFLGSTFFAHQQQSWNFEELLEDCLIFLKNEGMLEQDNETIRATELGKMISSLYIDPLSASKIIRGLEKTTHVTDMTLLQLICSTPDMRLLYLRNRDYEIINDYVMNHTEEFIEVPSPFKQIEYEWFLSEVKTALLLLEWINEKSLEKIVENYQVGEGDIYASSDIAEWLMHATQRIASRINPQLETECAKLEKRIHYGAGSELIELVEIPNVGRARARKLFKKGYRSRQKLATADEKQLAGIVGPKIAQKILSYLGRETDSNGYVEPETLENKKQQKTFQDFI; this is encoded by the coding sequence ATGAAAATAGAAGAACTGGACCTGCCTTCAGAAGCCATTGAAGTATATCTTCAGGCCGGTATAGAAGAACTCTATCCGCCCCAGGCAGATGCTGTAGAAAAAGGACTTCTGCAAGGAGAAAACCTCCTTGCAGCAATCCCTACAGCATCAGGGAAGACCTTACTTGCAGAGATGGCGATGTTAAAGGCTATTAAAAAGGGAGGAAAAGCCCTTTACATTGTACCCCTTCGTGCATTGGCTTCTGAAAAATTCAGGGATTTTAAAAGATTTGAGAGTCTAGGAATAAAGACAGCCATATCAACCGGGGATTTTGATTCACGGGATGAATGGCTGGGTTCCAATGACATAATAGTAGCTACCTCCGAGAAAACAGATTCCCTTTTGCGTAATTCCACACCCTGGATGAAAGATATCACCGCTGTGATCGTTGATGAGGTACACCTGCTGGATTCGGCAAACAGAGGACCTACACTGGAAGTAACCCTGGCAAAACTCAAAAGACTCAATCCCGGGGCACAGGTGGTTGCTCTTTCAGCTACAGTTGGTAATGCGATGGAAATTGCACAGTGGCTGGAAGCCAAACTCGTATTGAGTGAATGGAGACCCACATACTTACATGAGGGGATTTTTTACGGGGATGCCATCAATTTCGATGAAGACCAGACGTTTATCGAAAGACGCCACAAGGAAGATTCTGTGAACCTTGTGATAGACACTGTTATCCAGGGAGGACAATGTCTTGTATTTGACAGCAGTCGGAGAAATTGCGTCGGATTTGCAAAGAAATGTGCTCCTGCTGTCGGAGAACTGCTCGACAGGCAAAATCGCAATGAACTGGAAGAAGTTGCAAAAGAGGTTCTGGAAAACGGGGAGACTAAACTTACTGAAACTCTTGCCTACTGCATAAAAAAAGGGGTTGCTTTTCATCATGCAGGACTGAATTCCGCCCATCGCAGGATCGTAGAAGATGCTTTCCGGAACAATTTAATAAAGATGATCTGCAGCACACCAACACTGGCAGCCGGATTGAACCTGCCTGCCCGTCGTGTGATCATCCGCAGTTACAAACGTTATGATCCCAATGCAGGAATGCAACCCATCCCTGTACTTGACTACAAACAGATGGCCGGCAGGGCAGGCAGGCCACATCTGGACCCTTACGGAGAGGCTGTAGTCATAGTGAAAACCTATGAAGAATTCACCGATGTGCTGGAGAGATATATCAGCGCTTCTGCAGAAGATATCTGGTCAAAGCTGGGTACCGAGAATGCACTGCGCACTCATATCCTTTCAACTATTGCAAGCGGTTTTGCAAATTGCCACAGGGAGATACTTACCTTTTTGGGTTCCACATTTTTTGCCCACCAGCAACAGAGCTGGAATTTCGAAGAACTGCTGGAAGACTGCCTGATCTTCCTCAAGAATGAGGGAATGCTTGAACAGGACAATGAGACCATCAGAGCAACCGAACTGGGTAAAATGATATCCTCGCTATATATTGACCCCCTTTCGGCTTCAAAAATTATCCGCGGACTTGAAAAAACCACACATGTCACAGATATGACTTTGTTGCAACTGATTTGCAGTACACCGGATATGCGCCTGCTTTACTTGCGCAACAGGGATTATGAAATAATAAATGATTATGTTATGAATCATACAGAAGAGTTTATCGAAGTTCCCAGTCCTTTCAAGCAGATAGAATATGAATGGTTTCTTTCAGAGGTCAAGACCGCTTTGTTACTGCTGGAATGGATCAATGAAAAAAGCCTGGAAAAAATTGTTGAGAACTATCAGGTCGGAGAAGGAGACATTTATGCCAGCTCTGATATTGCCGAGTGGCTGATGCATGCCACCCAAAGGATTGCATCCAGGATAAATCCACAACTTGAAACTGAATGTGCTAAACTTGAAAAAAGGATACATTATGGCGCAGGCAGTGAACTAATCGAATTGGTGGAAATTCCCAACGTGGGCAGAGCAAGAGCACGCAAACTTTTCAAGAAAGGATATCGCAGCCGCCAGAAACTTGCAACAGCAGATGAAAAGCAACTTGCAGGGATAGTCGGGCCAAAGATCGCCCAAAAAATCCTGTCATATCTGGGCAGAGAAACTGACAGCAATGGTTATGTAGAGCCGGAAACATTGGAAAATAAAAAACAACAAAAAACATTTCAGGATTTTATCTGA